The Kineothrix sp. IPX-CK genomic interval CGTACGTGGATTTTTGCAGAAAAATATTTTAATGAGCCTTTTCTTTACATCATGGCATCCGGAGCTTCCTACTCGCAGGCATATGGTTTCTCGATTTGTTCCTTACAGGAAATGCAGTGGATGGATTGCTGCTACTTGAATTCCGGAGAATATTTCCACGGGCCGTTTGAGTGTACAGACGAAGACCATCTTTATATTCTCCTTATGGGTACGGGGAAAGCAAGAGTTATGGATGAGCGTGCACTTGTTTTTATGGAAAAATATGGGAAAAAGTACGAAATTATTGATGCGAAAGAGCTTGGAATTGAAAAAATTGATGAAAGCGTAAATGAGTATTTTTGCCCGATGTTATTTTATGCCATGAGCGTTGCTTACCGCACGGGATTACAAGATAAGAGAAAACATCCATTGGATATGAGAAGATATATGGGTGTTGTTGAATACTAAAATAGTATGGATAAAGGAGAAAGAATGATGGCGGAACACAATATAAAAGTATTAGGTTTTGGTGATAATGTAGTAGATATGTATGAGCATACCAAGACTATGTATCCAGGGGGTAACTGTGTAAATTTATGCGCATATGCCACAATCTTCGGAGTTGAAAAGTCCGCGTATATGGGATATTTCGGAAATGATGAAAAAGCGGAATGGGTCATCAAGGCATTGGATGATCTGAACATTGAAACTGTAAAATGTAAACAACTGGAAGGCGAAAACGGCTGGTCTAAGATTGATCTGGAGAATGGTGAGCGTGTTTTTGTTGATTGGAATGATGGGGGTATCAGAGGAAAAACTCCATTTATCTTAGATCGTTTTGATCTGGAATATATCAAACAGTTTGATTTTGTTCATAGTGGAAATTACTGTTTCACAGAAGAAGAGCTTCCTAAAATAAAAGACGCGGGCGTGAAGATTTCTTTTGATTTTTCGGATGATTCCACGGACGAATATTATAAAAAAATCATTCCATATGTTGACTATGCGTTCTGCTCTTTTGACGGATGCGATGAAGCAGTGAAGGAACATCTTAAGATGATGACAGAAGGCGGTGCCACGCTTGCAGCAGCTTCACGCGGATCGAAGGGATGTATTCTCTACGATGGAAATGAATACTACGTGCAAGCAGCAGTTCCAATTGTAAAAGTAGTGGATACCATGGGCGCAGGAGATTCCTTGATTGCATCATTTACAATCGGTTATGCTGATAAGCTGAAAAAGGGAATGGAGCAGTCGGAAGCAATTCGTACAAGTCTTGCGGAGGCTGCAGCATTCGCATCAAAAATCTGCGAATGTTCCGGTGCGTTCGGATATGGAACAAAATATGAATAGGGAGAAGACAAATGATATACAAGGGTGATATATGTGAATATATTGAAGATACACCAAAGATATTAAGCGGCATATGGGAAAGAAGAGCTGCTATATTCGAAGATTGCATGAAAAATCTTATGCAAGAAAAAGTATCAGTATTATATTTGACCGGAACAGGCTCATCCTATCATAGTGCAGTTGCTGCGGCTTCTTTCTTAAAGAAAATATTGGGTATACGGGTTTTTCCCGTATACCCGATAACTATATCCGAGGAACTATGCTTTATGAATAAAAATAGCCTGGTTATCGGTATTTCACAACAGGGAACAAGCACGGCTGTTATTTCCGGATTAGATGAAGCAAGAAAGGCCGGAGTACGCACCATTTCTGTAACGGGAGAATATGACACGGAAATCACGAGTCATAGTGATGCTACAATTTATGTTGAATGTGGATACGAAGATGCAGGAGCTACCACCAAAGGATATACGGCAACGGTACTGACCTTAATTCTTTTTGGAATTGGATTGGCAGGAGTGCAGGGAATACTGTCAGATTCCAAAGAAAAGGAATATCAGGGCCGTGTGAAAAGAGTGATCGATCATATGCCGGCTGTATTAGAAAAGTCGGTTAACTGGAGTCAGAAAGCAGCAGAGTCTTTAAAAGACTGTAAAAATCTGATTGTACTATATGATGGAATTATGCAGGCATCGATGCTGGAAGCGGTTCTGAAAATATCTGAAACATGTCGTTTCCCGGTTCGTGGATATCAAACAGATGCATTTATGCATGGAATGTATAATGCGGTAGATGAGGAAACCGAATTTTTATATCTGTTTCCACCGGATAAAAAGCAAAAACAGCAGTTGGATCGATTGTATGATTATTATGAAAAGCAGGGAAACAGGCAGTATCGTATGCCAGAAGATTATTTTATAAATGATACGGAATTATCAGTATTGGAATATATTTTACCAATACAGATGCTATTTGTCTTAACATCCAGAAAGCGTGGAATTGATTTAAATATTCCAAAAGATCCTGATTTTCATAAATTCATGGGCAGTAAATTGGAAATAGAAAAAATATCTGAAGATTTATCGTGACCTTGAAAAAATCCCGTTCTTTGATATGCTGAAATTATATATTATATGAAGAGGAGGCAGGGATAAATGGATTTAAAAGAAATCATGCAGGAAAATGTATTTGCTGTTGTGGGCGACACAATAAATGAAGAAAAATATGCATATAAAATAAAAAATAGTTTAATCGAGCGTGGATACAAAGTATATGCGGTAGGAAAAGAACTGGCATCGATAAATGAAATAACTGACGATATCGATAT includes:
- a CDS encoding PfkB family carbohydrate kinase, translating into MMAEHNIKVLGFGDNVVDMYEHTKTMYPGGNCVNLCAYATIFGVEKSAYMGYFGNDEKAEWVIKALDDLNIETVKCKQLEGENGWSKIDLENGERVFVDWNDGGIRGKTPFILDRFDLEYIKQFDFVHSGNYCFTEEELPKIKDAGVKISFDFSDDSTDEYYKKIIPYVDYAFCSFDGCDEAVKEHLKMMTEGGATLAAASRGSKGCILYDGNEYYVQAAVPIVKVVDTMGAGDSLIASFTIGYADKLKKGMEQSEAIRTSLAEAAAFASKICECSGAFGYGTKYE
- a CDS encoding SIS domain-containing protein gives rise to the protein MIYKGDICEYIEDTPKILSGIWERRAAIFEDCMKNLMQEKVSVLYLTGTGSSYHSAVAAASFLKKILGIRVFPVYPITISEELCFMNKNSLVIGISQQGTSTAVISGLDEARKAGVRTISVTGEYDTEITSHSDATIYVECGYEDAGATTKGYTATVLTLILFGIGLAGVQGILSDSKEKEYQGRVKRVIDHMPAVLEKSVNWSQKAAESLKDCKNLIVLYDGIMQASMLEAVLKISETCRFPVRGYQTDAFMHGMYNAVDEETEFLYLFPPDKKQKQQLDRLYDYYEKQGNRQYRMPEDYFINDTELSVLEYILPIQMLFVLTSRKRGIDLNIPKDPDFHKFMGSKLEIEKISEDLS